Genomic window (Acidimicrobiia bacterium):
GGACCACGAGGTCGCCGGTGGCACAGTGAGGGTCGAGGTGCGATCAGAAGTGCGTCTCCCGCATCCGGTCCTTCTGTCCAAGCGCCTGACCATCGTCTCCCACGCGGTCGTTCCGATCGCGCCATACCGGTCCGGTCGTTGAACGACAACGGGGCAGTCCACCTCACAATCGTCGCGTTGCTCTTCGGGGGCATGTTGATGCTCGGTGTCGCCGTCGACATCTCCCGGTTTGGTGCGGCATGGCGGGAGGCGTCACACCTCGCCGCCACTGCCGCCGAAGCCGGAGCGGGGTGGATCGACGAGGAGGCCGCCTATGGCGGCGAGATTCTCGTCGACCGCGGGCGAGCCCGATCTGCCGCCCGAGCCGTGGCAAGTGGGCCCTGGCACCAGGTCGTCACCGACATCACCGAGGAACGGGTGTGCGTCTCCGTGTCGATCCAGGTGAGACCGACGTTGCTCTCGATCGTGGGGGCATCGAGCAAATGGGCGACCGCTCGCTCGTGTGCCGAACCCCGACGAGTCCCCTAGAACCCCACTGCCTGCCCGGCGAGCGCTGCGGGTTCGATGACGCATTGTCCGCCTCCGGTCGCGGCGGGCAGGGTCAATTCGAATGTGGCACCCTTGCCGGTGACGACCAACCTCAGGTCGCCGCCCATGAGGCGAGCGAGTTCGCGGGACAACCACAGGCCGATGCCGGTGGAGGTGGGCAGGCCCTCGGGGTTGGGGCCCGATCGGTAGCGGTCGAACAGTTTGGGCACCTCGACCGCCCCGACGCCCGGGCCGGAATCCTTGACCCTCACCCGCACTTGCTCGCCGTCCGCCTCGATGGTCACCGCGATCGGAGGCAGGCCGTGCCGTACCGAGTTGTCGAACAGGTTGCGAAGTATCTGGCGGAGGCGGGCCGGGTCGGCGAAAGCGGCGGCGTTGCCGCTCACCGTGGTGGGGCTGGAGCGAACGACCGCGGCCTGGTCGGCAATCTTGGTCACTTCGGCGGCGAGGTCGTCGATTGCCCGACACGTGATCGGCACCACCCCGCCCTGCTGGAGACGGGCGACAACGAGCAGGTCCTGGACGATCCCCTCCATCGCGTCGGCCTCGTCGGCGATGAAATCGATCATCTCCACCTGGTCGGCCCGGGTCAGCTCGCCATCCCCCCCCCGGAGGGCGTCGGCAAACCCGACGATCGAGGTGAGCGGCGTCCGCAGTTCATGACTCACCACGGCGAGGAAGTCGTCCTTCTCCCGGTCGAGGATACGCAGCCTCGCGACCTCATTTCGGTGACGGGCCCGGGTACCCAGAGCAAGCGCCGCCAGAGTCGTGGCGGTACCCATGGCCAGACCCCCGGCGATGAATGCCAGGGCCCCCCAGATGTACGAGTCATGGCCCTGAGAATTCACGTCGACCCGCCAGGCACGACTGGCCGCGCTGATCGACTCGGACCACGTACCTTCGGGTACCGGCGGCGAACCGTCGGTCACGTCGTGAACCGCCAGCGCGAGTGGCAACCCGACATCGGGTGGAAGCGCGGCTGCGAGAACCGCATCGAGGTCCATCGCTACGGCCACCACTCCCAGCAGCAACCCATCAGGCCCGAAGGCCGGTTCGAAAATCACGAAGCCATCTCTGCCCGGATTGCTCGAGAACCTGAAAAACTCCGACATGGTCAACTGGAGCGAGTTCAGGGTCTGATCGATGGCGCTGGCGAATTCGGGGTCGCTGCCGGCGTCGAAGCCCCATGCCGGAAGCTGGTCCTTCGACCAGAAGAACCGAATGGGAAAGTAGGTGTCGCGCACCCCGACCGGAACCGGCTCGGTGCCATCCACTTCGAACACGAAGGCGCCGGGATGGCCCCTGGCAAGTTCCTCTTCGAATTCGGCGAGGTCGGCTCGTGGCACGATCGGAATGAACCCGAGACCGAACATCCCCTCGGTCAGCCCGACGTCTTGGACGAACCCGTTGAACTCGCCTTCCGTCACCTCGACGCTGCCCCGGAACAGCGCTGCCACCGCTATCGCCTGATAGCCGGCGTCGTCGACCATGGTCTCGATCGCCAAACTCACTGCCTGCGCACGGGTGGAGAGAAGTTCATGGTCATGGCTGTGGCGGGACGCGACATAGCCCACACCGAGGAAGATGGATCCACCCAGGCACAAGCCAAAGAAGGCAGCCGCCCACCGCCGGGATGAATCCGGCCCCTCTACGCCCATTCTCCGCTGGAAGAGGTTCACAGAAGGCTCTATCGGACGGCGCAGGGGCAGGGTTGAGGGGCGCCTCAGTCGGCACCGAGTTCATCGTCCTTGTCGGCGATAAGGCGCCGGAGGGCTTCGAGGCCACGGTGTTGCAGCGAGGTGACCGCGGTCAAAGGTTTCGACAGCCGCTTGGCTATCTCCGGAAGGGTCAGGTCGCCGTAGATGCGCAGCGCAATCACATCGGCCTGATCCGGGGTCAGTCGATCAATCAGGGCGCGCGCTCGAGCCGCCCCCATCAGGCCGAGCGCGGTGTCCTCTACATCCAGATCATCTGGTTGTTCGAGATCTGACGGATCGGTGAGCACCTCAGGCCGGCGACCGGCCGAACGCCATGAGTCGACCAGGCGGCGATGGGCGATCGTCAGGCACCAGGCGACGAACTCGCGCTCGCCTCCCGTGAAACGGCGGATCGAACGAACGATGTCGACGAAGGTGTCCCCGGCGACGCCCTCGGGGTCGGCAGCCCCCCGTACCACCAGGAACCCGACCACCCGACCTGAGACCAGGCGGAACAGTGCGCGCCACGCCAACTCGTCGCCCGCCTTGGCGGCAGCCAGGCGGGCGGCGAAATCGGAGTCAGCGGATGGCGCCACCGGTTCATTCTCCCCCGGCGGGAGGCGTTGGTGGCGGCGGCCGACCGGAGGCAGCTAGGCGAAACAGGCTACGGGGTGGTGCCGGGCGGGCCGGCGTCGTCCGGAGGATCCGGCGGAATGTCGGGGGGGCCGGCGTCGTCCGAAGGATCCGGCTTGTCGTTGGGCGGGCCAGGCTGTTCGACGGGCGGGCCCGAGGTGTCGTCTCCAGGCGTCCCGTCCGGCGGTCCACCAGGAGTGCTGTCGGGTGGGCCGGGATTCTCGTCGGGTGGTCCGGAGTCGCCGTCGGCTTCCCCGATCGCCCCGGCCAACTCGGCCACCCTCAGACCGTCAACCGCATCGATATTGTCCGACAGATAGGTGAGCAGGTCGGCAACGCCAACGGGTGGGCCGGTGTCGCCCACCGCCGCAATCCGGTCGGCGGCGGCCAGCAGGGCGAGGCGGGCGGCTTCGCTGCCGGCATCGTCCGCTTCACCCAATAGGGATTCGGTGGCGTGCTGGAGTCCGCGCACGGTGTCGCCGCGTTCTATCAGGGCGGTGACCTCGCCGAGTCGCTCCGCACTTCCGCCGCTGCCGAGGCCGACCCGCTCGAGAGCGCGATCGACGCCGTAGAGGAAGTCACCGGGTGCCGATCCATTGGCGGCGAACGCCACCCCGCCCAACCCGCCGAACGCCAGGGTGATCGAGGCGGCGACGGTGGCAAGACGCGTCCGGAGTCGACCGGCGAGCCGGGGCCGCAAACCGAGGGCGACGGCCCTTTCAGTGAGGTCGGTGAATACAGCCCGGTCGGCTTCTGAACGAAGCTCCGAAACCATGCGATCAATCGGATCCAACATTGCGCTCCCCGGAGTGTCGCCTGTTAATCGTCGCAGAAGGCGAGATCGATACGGGGGAATCGCGGGTCAGTCGTTCCCCCGTCCGAGGATGCCGCCGCGCTCGTCTTCCACTCCTTCGTACTGAACCAGTGGGCACCCGGGGACCGCACCCGCCTCGATGATCTGCTCGGCGGCTGGGCACCGCCCACTACCACGGGGTGTGGCTGCGGTGGGACGGCTAGTCCAGCCTGTCGCTCGGCCAACGCCTGGCAATCCCCTGATCGCACCATCTCCACCGATACCCTCCGGGAATGCGGTCCCGACGGATTTCGCTCGGCGCGGCGGTGGTGCTCCTCGCTCTGGCTGCCACCCCGGCGAGCGCCGGTGAGCCGATCGACTGCGGCTCGGTAGAACCCGCACCGGGCACCCGTCCCCCACCGCTCGACGGCGACTTTCTGCTCCTCAACTACGACGACTTCGAGGCTGGCATCTCCTCGCTATCGATCTGGGACCTCGACACCTTGGCCGAGGCGATCGACCTCACCGGCGATTTCGGCTTTCAGGCGTTCGACGGGGCGTGGTCCCCCGTCGGGGACCAGATTGCTTATTCATCCGACGAATCCGGTCTCCCGATGATCTGGGTGATCGATGTCGACGGCACCGACCGTCGCCAGGTCACTCGGACCTTCGGCACATCGCCCGACTGGTCACCCGACGGGCTGACCATCGCCTTCAGCGGGTCCGGCGGCCTGTGGTTCGTGGACGCCCGGGGATGCGGCGAGCGGCTGGTCTTCGAGACTGACAAGGGAATCCACGATGTCGAGTGGATGCCCGACGGATCGGCGATCGTGCTCGAGATGAGTGAGCCCGAGGGCGTGCCGATCCAGATCTACTCGCTGAGCATGCCGGGATTCGAGTTGACGCAACTAACCGATGAGGGGTCGAGCATCGAACCCGCCCTGTCGCTCGACGGCCGCTTCATCTTCTTCCGCACCACCGGCCGTGATGTCGACCAAACGGTCTTCGTGATGAACGCCGACGGTTCCCTTCAGCGCCCCTTGTACGACCTCGGGCTCACCAACGACTTCCACCCTGCCGTCTCACCCACGGGCGACCGGGTAGCCTTCGAGTCCATTCGCGACTCGGCCAGCGCGCTCGTCATTTTGTCGGTCGACGGTTCGGTCACCGATCTGGTCGTTTCCCCCTTCGAGGAGCCTCGCTACCGCGACCCGGTCTGGTACCACGGGGTAACCGCCACCGAGCACCCCAGCCCGGGAACCGAGACCACGACGACGACGGCCGGCGAAGACGCCACCACCACCTCGGCTGCTCCCGTCACCACGACTGCGGCGTCGCCCGGCGCGACGACCACCACCGCTGCGGCCGCGACCACCACCGTGGGCGCCGCCGGACCAGCCGACCCGAAGGGAGGCGTGCCGGCCCTCGTCTGGATCCTGATAGGGGCGCTCGTGCTGACCGGGGCCTTCGTCGGCGGCATCGCGTATGCCGGCCGCCGGGAATCGCACCGACCCGCTCCCCCGCCCCCACCGCCGCCACCACCTCCTGAGGGCTGATCCGCCTCGTCGACCTGACCTCCAGTGACCAGGGTCGCGAAAGGCATCTCTGGGCGTCGCTGGTCGTTCCAATGGGACGCCACCCCCGGAGACCACGTACTCACCAGCCGGGCGTTCGACGCCGACGGGGCGGCTCAGCCCGTAGCGCCTCCGTGGAACATCCAGGGCATGGGCAACAACCTGGTTCAGGAGGTCGCGGTTTCGGTGCGCTGAGCACCCGCCAGCTGCTTCCTCGCGAAGCTCCGAAACCATGCGTCAGACGGATCCACTGTCGCCGTCCCGTAGGTCGCTGACCTCGGATCATGAATCGGCGCAATCCGAATGGTCACGGCCAAGTAGCCGGGAAGGGCAAGGGGTTGGAACGGCAAAGGCCTTTCAGAGTCTGGGTGCAATCCTGCAGCAAGCATGAGTATTCTTTTCCGATTAATCCCAGGGGGGTCCATGGCCACCACCAAGCCCATCAAGATCGAAGGGCCGACCGACCAGACGATTGAGCTTGGGAACCAAGCGACACTCGAAGTATCCGTCACGGGTGGAACGGTCCCGTACAAGTATCAATGGTCTGAGAAGAACACCGAGAAGGAGACGACAGGAGAAGAAATCGGTTCCCCAGACGGGAACAAGCAGGCGTACGCCCCGCCCACTGCCAAAGAGGCTGTGACCAAGTGGTATCGAGTCAAAGTCACCGACAGCACGAAACCGAAAGCGAAAACTAAGTCGTCTCGATGGGCAAAGCTTGAGGTAACCACTCCTCCCGACCGAGAGCCCGTCTTCATCTGGAGCGACAGCTTCGCATCCAATGCCGGTCTCGTCGTCTCGTTTGCGTTCGTGCTGATGCTCATACCGATGTGGGTAGTCGCCTACTCGGTGCTAAGAACAGAAAACGTTGGGACGCACTTCCAAGGGGCGATAGCGGTCCAGTTGTTGATCGTTGGTGCATTCCTTGCCGCTGTGGCTGCATTCATGTCACTCATCGAACTCCGCGGACGGGGGGTCAGACTTGACCAACTCGACAAGCTGGGGTCTTCGGCATGGGAAGCAATTCCCAAGGCGATGAGTGAATTTGCGAAACTCAAGACGACTGCGGCAGTAGGCATCCTCGCGATCGCATGTCTCGTGATGGCCACCATGGTGACGTGGAAGAGTCTCGATGCAGCAAGCACCACAACGACCACAACCGTCGCACCTGTCTCAACAACGGTTCCCACCGACGACCCTACAACAACGCTTCCCCCCGAAACTCCATGAGCTAAGGCAGACATGCCTATACCCAAGTGCGTTCGCCTACACATTGCCGTCCTCGCGGAACCCGACGTATCCATCGATCAAATGGTCGAATCAGCCACGACGGTGCTATCCCACGCAGGAATCACACTGGTTCACGCTTCGACATTCGTCCTTGAGGACAACCCTCTGGCCGACCTCAGCATCGGAGACTGCTCTGCGCGCGCCAGTCTCACCGATGACCATCGAGAACTCCTTTCGATTCGGGATTCTGCCGCTAGCGACGAAATCGTCGTCTTCTTCGTTAGAACGACGACGCCGCCTCTCGACGGCTGCGCTCTGCACATGGATTTCCCGGCGGCGATCGTTACGAGGTTTGCCCCAATCTTGACGCTCGCTCACGAACTGGGACACATTCTTGGGCTCGAGCATGCGGACGATATCAACCGGCTGATGTACCGTTCAGCCAGCAGGATCAATCCCCCCCCGACCGTGACCGACGATGAGCAGAAAACGATGAAGAGGAGCCGTTGGGCGCTCGCCTGTGAGGAACGAACCCATGCGTGATGAAATCCTGGAGCTTCTTGAACACGTCGAGCTCGATTACTCCGCTGCCGCCTCAAACCTCGGGGCGGAAGCATTGCCCGAGTTGATGTCCATCGTGCAAGGTGATGACCCCAGGCTGGCTGCCCGAGCGGCATATCTCGCCAGCCGCCTTGATGTCCCTGGCAGGGCAGCCGTACTACAGGCGGCGAGCAAAAATACACGCGCTGAAGTCCGAATTGCGGCCGCCGCTGGATGGGCAAACCTGAAGTCCGTCGTAGCGTACGAACCCCGATCGAAAGGGAGAGACGCCGAACCATTGGACGCGAGAGAGGCCGAACCCTTCGTCTATCCGGAGATCGCGGCCCTTCTGAAAGATGCGGATCCCGGTGTCAGACGCGCCATGAAGCGTTCCCTTGAGCAGTCCAAACCCCAATCCGACGGGGCCGGTGAGCCGCGGACATGAAGCAGCGGCTCAGATGGCAACGGCCACACACGGAATCAGGCATCGCGCAATCATCAAACGCCCCCTGGGCGGCAATTGGAGATCAAGACCTTCGCGCCGCCTCCACCCGCTGCTGTGCGATCTCGACATACGCCGGCTGGTTGTCGTAGCCGATGAAGTGACGGCCGGTCTCGACGGCGGCCACTGCGGTGGAGCCCGAGCCCATGAAGGGGTCGAGCACCAGGTCACCCTCGAAGGTGTATAGCTCGATCAGGCGGCGGGGCAGCTCGACAGGGAACGGGGCGGGATGGCCCAGGCGGCGGGCCGAGGCGGGTTTGATGTTCCACACCGAGGTGGTGGCGGCGAGGAACTCGTCCTTGGTGATCGAGTCGGGGCCGACCCGGGCCCGGCTGTACGACCCCTTCGACGCCACCAGAACGTACTCGTGGACATCGC
Coding sequences:
- a CDS encoding RNA polymerase sigma factor; this encodes MAPSADSDFAARLAAAKAGDELAWRALFRLVSGRVVGFLVVRGAADPEGVAGDTFVDIVRSIRRFTGGEREFVAWCLTIAHRRLVDSWRSAGRRPEVLTDPSDLEQPDDLDVEDTALGLMGAARARALIDRLTPDQADVIALRIYGDLTLPEIAKRLSKPLTAVTSLQHRGLEALRRLIADKDDELGAD
- a CDS encoding matrixin family metalloprotease, with amino-acid sequence MPIPKCVRLHIAVLAEPDVSIDQMVESATTVLSHAGITLVHASTFVLEDNPLADLSIGDCSARASLTDDHRELLSIRDSAASDEIVVFFVRTTTPPLDGCALHMDFPAAIVTRFAPILTLAHELGHILGLEHADDINRLMYRSASRINPPPTVTDDEQKTMKRSRWALACEERTHA
- a CDS encoding SprB repeat-containing protein, translated to MATTKPIKIEGPTDQTIELGNQATLEVSVTGGTVPYKYQWSEKNTEKETTGEEIGSPDGNKQAYAPPTAKEAVTKWYRVKVTDSTKPKAKTKSSRWAKLEVTTPPDREPVFIWSDSFASNAGLVVSFAFVLMLIPMWVVAYSVLRTENVGTHFQGAIAVQLLIVGAFLAAVAAFMSLIELRGRGVRLDQLDKLGSSAWEAIPKAMSEFAKLKTTAAVGILAIACLVMATMVTWKSLDAASTTTTTTVAPVSTTVPTDDPTTTLPPETP
- a CDS encoding ATP-binding protein → MGVEGPDSSRRWAAAFFGLCLGGSIFLGVGYVASRHSHDHELLSTRAQAVSLAIETMVDDAGYQAIAVAALFRGSVEVTEGEFNGFVQDVGLTEGMFGLGFIPIVPRADLAEFEEELARGHPGAFVFEVDGTEPVPVGVRDTYFPIRFFWSKDQLPAWGFDAGSDPEFASAIDQTLNSLQLTMSEFFRFSSNPGRDGFVIFEPAFGPDGLLLGVVAVAMDLDAVLAAALPPDVGLPLALAVHDVTDGSPPVPEGTWSESISAASRAWRVDVNSQGHDSYIWGALAFIAGGLAMGTATTLAALALGTRARHRNEVARLRILDREKDDFLAVVSHELRTPLTSIVGFADALRGGDGELTRADQVEMIDFIADEADAMEGIVQDLLVVARLQQGGVVPITCRAIDDLAAEVTKIADQAAVVRSSPTTVSGNAAAFADPARLRQILRNLFDNSVRHGLPPIAVTIEADGEQVRVRVKDSGPGVGAVEVPKLFDRYRSGPNPEGLPTSTGIGLWLSRELARLMGGDLRLVVTGKGATFELTLPAATGGGQCVIEPAALAGQAVGF